A DNA window from Allokutzneria albata contains the following coding sequences:
- a CDS encoding MFS transporter: MRQPKFRVRERASAQNGVLGLLAVAASWGLFWGGWAALIPEIKSDLALTDQQLGLALFAVPVAAVPSMVLTGRLAQRLAQHTLPVVTGVFALGVLLVGLSGTHLAFTASLLLVGAASGAIEVALNATMAAREARDGERLFNKVHAATPLAMVVAAPCVGLARQLGASALAVLVVIAVLVGLSAVMAIDPAGWSEKSGSTAAQAAPRQFYSPLLLVGAVAATVLLMENAVEQWGAIHLETELAAGPLLASFGPAAYMAGLSAGRLLAQWQGAALGDRTLVISGGALGLAGLVVGAAAWSPTTTLIGFAVAGVGLAPVVPTLMGAVGRAVAHDQRSKAISLVTTIGYAGFLSSPPLVGTLAGWLGLPAVLTIVALFGLVVMAGAAALRLLPTPARAA; encoded by the coding sequence GTGCGGCAACCGAAGTTCCGCGTGCGGGAACGAGCATCAGCGCAGAACGGAGTCCTTGGTCTGCTCGCGGTGGCCGCGAGCTGGGGCTTGTTCTGGGGAGGCTGGGCGGCGCTCATCCCGGAGATCAAGTCCGATCTCGCCCTGACCGACCAGCAGCTGGGTCTGGCGCTGTTCGCCGTCCCGGTCGCGGCGGTGCCGTCGATGGTGCTCACCGGCAGGCTCGCGCAACGGCTGGCCCAGCACACGCTTCCGGTGGTGACCGGCGTCTTCGCGCTCGGCGTGCTGCTGGTCGGCCTCTCCGGGACGCACCTGGCCTTCACCGCGTCGCTGCTGCTCGTCGGCGCGGCCAGCGGAGCCATCGAGGTCGCGCTGAACGCCACGATGGCCGCCCGCGAGGCCCGCGACGGCGAGCGGCTGTTCAACAAGGTCCACGCGGCGACCCCGCTGGCCATGGTGGTCGCGGCGCCGTGCGTCGGGCTGGCCAGGCAGCTGGGTGCGTCGGCGCTCGCGGTGCTCGTCGTGATCGCCGTGCTGGTCGGGCTGAGCGCGGTCATGGCGATCGACCCGGCCGGGTGGAGCGAGAAGTCCGGGAGCACGGCCGCGCAGGCCGCTCCACGGCAGTTCTACTCGCCGCTGCTGCTGGTCGGAGCCGTCGCCGCGACGGTGCTGCTGATGGAGAACGCGGTCGAGCAGTGGGGCGCGATCCACCTGGAGACGGAGCTGGCCGCGGGGCCGCTGCTGGCGAGCTTCGGCCCGGCGGCCTACATGGCCGGGCTGTCCGCGGGGCGGCTGCTGGCGCAGTGGCAGGGCGCGGCGCTCGGCGACCGCACGCTGGTGATCTCCGGCGGGGCGCTCGGGCTGGCGGGGCTGGTCGTCGGCGCGGCGGCGTGGAGCCCGACGACGACCTTGATCGGGTTCGCGGTCGCGGGCGTCGGGCTCGCCCCGGTGGTGCCGACGCTGATGGGCGCGGTGGGCCGGGCGGTCGCGCACGACCAGCGCTCCAAGGCGATCTCCCTGGTGACGACCATCGGTTACGCCGGTTTCCTGTCGAGCCCGCCACTTGTGGGCACACTGGCGGGGTGGCTGGGCTTGCCGGCGGTGTTGACGATCGTCGCCCTGTTCGGCCTCGTCGTCATGGCGGGCGCGGCCGCGTTGCGCCTGCTGCCGACGCCCGCGCGCGCCGCGTGA
- a CDS encoding trehalose-6-phosphate synthase, whose amino-acid sequence MTHLFLASKRAAVTYAPDPETGELRPWLAPGGTGNVVAEQAGVLNVSWIASADTDDDRRAAQENPDGLVLSLHSGREINVRLIQHDRTTFDVVQNFLTAELLWAANNYGWDRWTTPTFGAETYEAMRRFGEFTDDFADAMLKSSSGVDDPVYLVHDYQLVGVPAKLRAQRPDAPILLFVHIPWPSPDYWRILPKEVRVGLLEGMLPSTTIGFFAERWTRNFLDCVADLLPEAKVDRESGVVHWRGRRCRVRTMPLGYSPLTLHGRNPRLPEGVAEWAGDGKLVVHSGRTDPMKNAERAVRAFVLAVKSDERLRGVKMLVRMNPNRLYVEANAEYVRRVEAAVAEANAELGSDTVRSHCDNEVDHSVACFQRADLLMFNSTVDGQNLSTFEAPLVNTRNAPVILSEMCGAAEVLAPVCHTVNPFDLVEQAQAIVDGLTAPEEERETAAKRRREVAEPWTLEAWVRMQLDGLTADHEARDE is encoded by the coding sequence GTGACCCATCTTTTCCTGGCCAGCAAGCGGGCCGCCGTCACCTACGCGCCGGACCCGGAGACGGGGGAGCTGCGCCCGTGGCTGGCGCCCGGCGGCACCGGCAACGTGGTCGCTGAGCAGGCCGGGGTGCTCAACGTGTCCTGGATCGCCAGCGCCGACACCGACGACGACCGCAGGGCGGCGCAGGAGAACCCCGACGGCCTGGTGCTGAGCCTGCACTCCGGCCGTGAGATCAACGTCCGCCTGATCCAGCACGACCGCACGACCTTCGACGTGGTGCAGAACTTCCTGACCGCGGAACTGTTGTGGGCGGCCAACAACTACGGCTGGGACCGCTGGACGACGCCGACCTTCGGCGCGGAGACCTACGAGGCGATGCGCCGCTTCGGCGAGTTCACCGACGACTTCGCCGACGCCATGCTGAAGAGCTCGTCGGGCGTGGACGACCCGGTGTACCTGGTGCACGACTACCAGCTGGTCGGTGTTCCGGCGAAGCTGCGCGCGCAGCGCCCCGACGCGCCGATCCTGCTGTTCGTGCACATCCCGTGGCCGTCACCGGACTACTGGCGCATCCTGCCGAAGGAGGTGCGCGTCGGGCTGCTCGAAGGCATGCTGCCGTCGACCACGATCGGGTTCTTCGCCGAGCGCTGGACCCGCAACTTCCTCGACTGCGTCGCGGACCTGCTGCCGGAGGCGAAGGTCGACCGCGAGTCCGGTGTGGTGCACTGGCGCGGCCGTCGTTGCCGCGTGCGCACGATGCCGTTGGGCTACAGCCCGTTGACGCTGCACGGCCGCAACCCCCGGCTACCGGAGGGGGTTGCGGAGTGGGCGGGCGACGGCAAGCTCGTCGTCCACAGTGGACGGACCGACCCGATGAAGAACGCCGAGCGCGCCGTGCGGGCGTTCGTGCTGGCGGTGAAGTCCGACGAGCGGCTGCGCGGCGTGAAGATGCTGGTGCGGATGAACCCCAACCGGCTCTACGTCGAGGCCAACGCGGAGTACGTGCGCCGCGTCGAGGCCGCGGTGGCCGAGGCCAACGCCGAGCTGGGCTCGGACACCGTGCGCTCGCACTGCGACAACGAGGTCGACCACAGCGTCGCCTGTTTCCAGCGCGCCGACCTGCTCATGTTCAACTCCACAGTGGACGGACAGAACCTGAGCACGTTCGAGGCGCCGCTGGTCAACACGCGCAACGCGCCGGTGATCCTCTCGGAGATGTGCGGGGCCGCCGAGGTGCTCGCTCCGGTGTGCCACACGGTCAACCCGTTCGACCTCGTCGAGCAGGCACAGGCCATTGTGGACGGTCTGACCGCGCCGGAGGAGGAGCGGGAGACGGCCGCCAAGCGCCGCCGCGAGGTGGCCGAGCCATGGACCCTGGAAGCCTGGGTGCGCATGCAGCTGGACGGTCTGACAGCGGATCACGAGGCCCGCGATGAGTGA
- a CDS encoding BadF/BadG/BcrA/BcrD ATPase family protein: MTHWAIDAGGSSTTALLENGTRWRRGSVNPASVGARAADDDLRDLFRAICLASGDRMTTGWLATATVDANAPGRELDRLTGLAREAGLTGTVVISRDIVPLLVAPPLNGRGVAVVCGTGSGFIAGDGEGEPVSVGGCEYLGSDEGSAFAIGLSGLRAGVRGTDGRGPATALSAALAELRGGSVQDLARSLAAEAFPKSTVAALSSVVCRCWLDGDAVAGEVVTEALTDMVDGVRAARDRAGLTGSWSVTLTGGVFQGCPEYAKELSARLVGDLGAEEPTLVSDPTAMVLASLRSCGTTLPRSLDGWAWTRSLGGNG, encoded by the coding sequence GTGACGCACTGGGCGATCGACGCGGGCGGCAGCAGCACAACTGCCCTGCTGGAGAACGGGACGCGCTGGCGGCGGGGCTCGGTGAACCCGGCGTCGGTCGGTGCCAGGGCCGCCGATGACGACCTGCGGGATCTGTTCCGGGCGATCTGCCTGGCATCGGGCGATCGGATGACAACCGGATGGCTGGCGACGGCGACCGTGGACGCGAACGCGCCCGGACGCGAGCTGGACCGCCTGACCGGACTGGCCCGTGAAGCGGGGCTGACCGGGACCGTGGTGATCTCCCGCGACATCGTTCCGCTGCTGGTGGCGCCGCCTCTCAACGGGCGCGGTGTGGCCGTGGTGTGCGGAACGGGCTCGGGCTTCATCGCCGGCGACGGCGAAGGTGAACCGGTCTCCGTCGGCGGGTGCGAGTACCTGGGCAGCGATGAGGGAAGTGCTTTCGCCATCGGCCTTTCCGGTCTACGGGCAGGTGTCCGCGGTACGGACGGGCGCGGCCCGGCCACGGCGCTGAGCGCGGCGCTCGCCGAGCTGCGCGGTGGTTCCGTGCAGGACCTCGCGCGCTCGCTCGCCGCGGAGGCGTTCCCCAAATCCACTGTTGCCGCATTGTCTTCGGTGGTCTGCCGGTGTTGGCTGGACGGAGACGCGGTCGCGGGCGAGGTCGTGACCGAGGCGTTGACGGACATGGTCGACGGGGTGCGCGCCGCGCGGGACCGCGCGGGCCTCACGGGCTCGTGGTCGGTGACGCTGACCGGGGGTGTGTTCCAGGGCTGTCCGGAGTACGCGAAGGAGCTGAGCGCTCGGCTCGTCGGCGATCTCGGCGCGGAGGAGCCGACCCTGGTGAGCGATCCGACCGCCATGGTGCTGGCCTCGTTGCGCTCGTGCGGTACGACGCTGCCTCGCTCGCTCGACGGCTGGGCGTGGACGCGATCTTTGGGAGGGAACGGCTGA
- a CDS encoding sugar phosphate isomerase/epimerase family protein — MAHGPIRLGLCLAAFAPAGLGGALRSAGQAGVDVVDLPADSTFELVDPQRLDDPAHHAELRAALDSAHIRVGCVSNSRDTQLVLGPHGPHTDPVLAGTAEEKREYGMRAALGTVRLAAGLGAPLVRLMLGVPDLGRWLSWWGSDVSWSDNVEAWCSAAKPALELATELGVRVVVEPHPKQVAYDPASARALLTAAEGVGLCVDPANLAAVGHDPVNAVRGWGADLAAVHAKDLQIWREPSEPRGAGWSRYGPGPAIRFRALGSGSLPWAEIVAALLDEDYRGVIYVEHEDALLPTDQGATNSLAVLRRLLPSAGAQGRTW, encoded by the coding sequence ATGGCGCACGGACCGATCCGGCTCGGCCTGTGTTTGGCGGCGTTCGCGCCCGCCGGCCTCGGCGGCGCGCTGCGCTCCGCGGGTCAGGCCGGGGTGGACGTGGTGGATCTGCCCGCCGACAGCACCTTCGAGCTCGTCGATCCGCAGCGGCTCGACGACCCCGCGCATCACGCAGAACTGCGCGCGGCCCTCGATTCGGCGCACATCCGCGTCGGGTGTGTGAGCAACAGCAGGGACACCCAGCTCGTGCTCGGCCCGCACGGCCCGCACACCGATCCGGTGCTCGCGGGGACCGCCGAGGAGAAGCGCGAGTACGGCATGCGCGCGGCGCTCGGCACGGTGCGGCTCGCGGCCGGGCTCGGCGCGCCCTTGGTGCGGCTGATGCTCGGAGTGCCCGATCTGGGCCGGTGGTTGTCCTGGTGGGGCAGCGACGTCAGCTGGTCGGACAACGTGGAGGCGTGGTGCTCCGCGGCGAAACCCGCGTTGGAGCTGGCCACCGAGCTGGGTGTCCGCGTTGTCGTTGAGCCGCATCCGAAGCAGGTGGCCTACGACCCGGCGAGCGCTCGCGCACTGCTCACGGCGGCCGAGGGCGTCGGGCTCTGCGTCGACCCCGCCAACCTCGCGGCCGTCGGACACGACCCGGTGAACGCCGTGCGCGGCTGGGGAGCCGATCTGGCCGCCGTGCACGCGAAGGACCTCCAGATCTGGCGGGAACCGTCCGAGCCGCGCGGTGCCGGGTGGTCGCGCTACGGCCCCGGCCCGGCGATCCGCTTCCGCGCCTTGGGTTCCGGCTCGTTGCCGTGGGCCGAGATCGTCGCGGCGCTGCTCGATGAGGACTACCGCGGAGTGATCTACGTGGAGCACGAGGACGCGCTGCTGCCGACCGACCAGGGGGCGACGAACTCGCTCGCGGTGCTGCGGCGGCTGCTGCCCTCGGCGGGAGCACAGGGGAGGACCTGGTGA
- a CDS encoding SDR family oxidoreductase → MGRVLIIGAGYLAGHVGQRLRALGHTAVLSSRRRPATPEARDLGWLPVDVSAPETIRAALAEAKPDSVVTVHGPSDITWCEANPAEAMVAHQGGALHLAEALGGRRALMISTDNVFPGRKDSCAESEPTEPANVYGRVKLAAEDTLLATGNAVALRVSLVYGWDRAGLRPNFFTTCAQKLGAGQPVAVPGDHWNSPVLVDDVAAWTAALLHSEQTGVVHLGGPRRLTRVEWARHIATGYGVDPDLVSAAPQSSTAYACRPRNACLHSERAEGIAELKGLEPVDVFEASSKLIAIGEESQ, encoded by the coding sequence GTGGGACGCGTTCTGATCATCGGGGCGGGCTACCTCGCGGGGCACGTGGGGCAGCGGTTACGGGCCCTGGGGCACACGGCGGTGCTCAGCTCGCGGCGGCGGCCCGCGACTCCGGAGGCGCGGGACCTGGGCTGGCTGCCGGTGGACGTGTCCGCGCCGGAGACCATCCGCGCCGCGCTCGCCGAGGCGAAGCCGGACTCGGTCGTCACCGTGCACGGGCCATCGGACATCACCTGGTGCGAGGCCAACCCCGCCGAGGCCATGGTGGCGCACCAGGGCGGCGCGCTGCACCTCGCGGAGGCGCTGGGCGGGCGGCGGGCGCTGATGATCTCCACCGACAACGTCTTCCCCGGCCGCAAGGACAGCTGCGCGGAGTCCGAGCCGACCGAGCCCGCCAACGTCTACGGCCGGGTCAAGCTCGCCGCCGAGGACACGCTGCTGGCCACCGGCAACGCCGTCGCGCTGCGGGTCAGCCTGGTCTACGGCTGGGACCGCGCCGGGCTGCGGCCGAACTTCTTCACCACCTGCGCGCAGAAACTCGGTGCGGGACAACCGGTCGCGGTGCCCGGTGACCACTGGAACAGCCCGGTGCTCGTCGACGACGTCGCCGCGTGGACGGCGGCGCTGCTGCACTCCGAGCAGACCGGCGTCGTGCACCTGGGCGGACCGCGCAGGCTGACCAGGGTGGAGTGGGCGCGGCACATCGCCACCGGCTACGGCGTGGACCCGGACCTGGTCAGCGCCGCGCCGCAGAGCAGCACCGCCTACGCGTGCCGCCCGCGCAACGCCTGCCTGCACAGCGAGCGCGCGGAGGGCATCGCCGAACTGAAGGGACTCGAACCCGTCGACGTCTTCGAGGCCAGCAGCAAACTCATCGCCATCGGGGAGGAATCGCAGTGA